In Mycolicibacterium aubagnense, the DNA window CGCGCTCGACCACCACTCGGAACTTGCCGTGGGCGTGCCAGCCGAAGAACCCGGTACCTCCCGGGATCGCTTCGAGTTCCGCTGCGTCACCGAACCATTGGGCGATGAGCTCGGGCTTCGTCAGGGCGTCCCAGACCCGCTGGATGGGAGCGTTGATGTCGATGGTGCGGGTGATGTCCAGCGTGTCCATGATTTCCTCTCGGGCGACGGTATGTGCAACTTCAGAGTTGCATACTGTCGATCGACTTGCAACCCTCAGATTGCACTTTGTACCGCCCGCCCCTGTCGCACCAGCACCAGCCCAAGCACGGCGAAGATCACGTTGGCGGCGATCTCCAGTATCGCGGTCACCCACGAAAACGCCGTCACCCGCGCCCACGGCGGCGCATTGATGAAGCTGTCGCTGAAGAATCCCCACTTCGGAAGCAGATGCGCCGCAGTGAAACCCACCGCGCCCGCGAAGCCGATGCCGACGGCCGCGAGCGGCGCCCACCTGTTCCGCTTGAACACCAGCACGATGGTCGCAGCCGCGAAGATCAGCTGCAGCGTGCCGCCGATCATCACTGCCGGCGGGATGACGTTCATCCCCCGCCGCATGTGGTCAGCGCCGTGCAGCAGCAGCGCCACCGCCAAAAAGCCTGCGGCCCAATCGAAGTTTCGTTGCCAATTCCTGGTTTCACCAGTCATCCGGATCACCTCTACTACGGAAGGTAGTAGCTCGATTTCATCCTGTAAAGACCTGTCGGGGGCTGGCCCTACGATGCGTGGCGTGCAGATGAAACTCTTGGGCGCGGCAGGGCTGCTCGCCGGCGGCGCCGCGTACCTGCACGGCTGGAGTTGGCAGCCGGCACTGGCCGTGACCGTCAGCGTCCCGCTGTTTCTCGCCGCCGTCCCGCACGTGGTCACCGGAATGCGTACTCCCGGCCGCCGCGAGAACCCCGTACACGACATGTCCGGCACGGAATTCGAGGACTACGTCGCCCGGATCGCCCGGTCCTGCGGCGTCCCGGTCATCATGACCGAGCTGTCCGGGGACTGGGGCGTCGACCTGATCGTCGGCACCCGGCCCAATCGCCTTGCCATTCAATGCAAAAGAGTGTCCCGGCCCGTCGGCCCGGGCGCCGTTCAGGAGGTGGTCGCCGGCGCGCCCATGCAGGACTGCACACACACCATGGTGGTTACCAACAACGACTTCACCGCGGCCGCACGGAAACTGGCCGAGCTGCACGACTGCACGCTGGTCAGCGGCACCGAGCTGACCCGACTGCGCGGGCTGATCCGGCAGCACGTACTAGAGCGTCGTTAGCACGTCCCGCACCGCCTGCACGGCTTCGTCGATCTCGGTCCGCGACACCGTCAGCGCCGGCCGGAACCGCACCGAATCCACACCGCTGGCCAGCAGGATGACCCGGCGCTGCCAGAGCCGCCGGAGCAGCTCGTCACGCTGCGCCGCCGACGGCATGCTGAACGCACACATCAGACCGCGCCCGCGCGGTTCGAGTACCAGCGACGGAAATTCGCTTGCCAGGCAACGCAACTGGCCCACGAGATACCAGCCCATCCGCACGGCATTGTCGATCAGCCCATCGGCTTCGATGACCTCGAGGACGCGGCGGGCCCGCACCATGTCGGTGAGGTTGCCGCCCCACGTGGAGTTGATCCGCGAGCTGACGTGGAAGACGTTGTCCGCGATGTCGTCGACGCGGCCACCCGCCATCACGCCGCACACCTGGGCTTTCTTTCCGAAGGCCACCACGTCGGGCACGACACCCAATTGCTGGTAGGCCCACGGGGTCCCGGTCATGCCGACGCCGGTCTGCACCTCGTCGAAGATCAGGAGCGCGTCGTACTCGAGACACAAATCCCGCATGGCGGCGAAGAACTCGGGCCGCATGTGCCGGTCGCCGCCTTCACCCTGGATCGGCTCGGCGATGAAACAGGCGATGTCGTGCGGATACGCCTCGAAGGCCGCCTGCGCTTGGCGTAGCGATTCACGTTCCAGCGCAACGATATCCACTCCGGGGGCCAGCACCGGAGCGTCGATTCGTGGCCAGTCGAATTTCGGGAATCGGGCCACCTTGCCCGGGTCGGTGTTGGTCAACGACATCGTGTAGCCGCTTCGGCCATGGAAGGCACCGCGCAGATGCAGCACCCGGGTGCCCAGCGCCGGGTCGATGCCACGGGACTCGTTCAGCCGGCTCTTCCAGTCGAATGCCACCTTCAGCGCGTTCTCCACGGCCAGCGCGCCACCGTCGACGAAGAACAGGTGCGGCAGCGCCGGATCTCCCAGCACGCGCGCGAACGTCTGCACGAAGCGCGCCATCGGCACGGTGTAGACGTCGGAGTTGCTCGGCTTGTTCACCGCCGCCTGCGCGAGTTCGGCGCGGAATGCCGGCTCGGTCAACGCCGGGTGGTTCATCCCCAGCGCCGACGACGCGAAGAACGTGAACATGTCGAGGTACCGGCTGCCGTCGCGCGCGTCGACCAGATACGAGCCACCGGACCGGTCGAGATCGAGAACCAGGTCCAATCCGTCGGTCAGGATGCTGCGCCCCAGTACGTCACGAACGTCGCGGGCACTGCCCGCCGAAAGGCCGTCGCCAGAAGTCAGAACAGCGGTCATGCCGCCATCCTAACGCAATATTTACAGTCTGCACGCCATGCAACAGGAACTATTCCGGTAGCGAGACTTGATCATCGTAAAAAGTCTGTAAGATGATGGTGCTTCGCGTGCGTACGTTGGCAACGGTCCGGATCCGCTGCAGCAGACCTTCCAGCGCCCGCGCCGAGGCCACGCGCACCAGCAGGACGTAGCTCTCGTCGCCGGCCACCGAGTGGCAGGACTCGATTTCGGGGAAGTGCTGCAGCCGCGCCGGGGCATCATCAGGTTGGGAAGGATCGAGCGGGGTGATCGCGACGAACGCGGACAGCATGTGGCCGACAGCCTCGGGGCTGATCCGCGCGGTGTATCCGGTGATGACGCCGCGGGATTCCAATCGGCGCACCCGCGATTGCACTGCCGACACCGACAACCCTGCCGCCGTCGCCAGGTGCGCCAGCGTCGCCCGGCCGTCGGCTATCAGCTCCCGCACCAGGATTCGATCGACGTCGTCAAGCGCTTCGGCCATGGCCGGAGACTACCCCCAGGCCCTATCGGCGGGCAGGAGCGTAGCGACTCGGGGATCAGCACGGTGACGGTCCAGACGTGGGAGCTGCGCGCCGCGTTCGCCGCCGCCCTGTCCCGCATGTACGGCGCCGAAGTACCGGCCTACACCACGCTCGTGGACGTCAGCACGGCCGTGAACCGCGACCGCGGCACCGACGGCCGGCTCGGTTCGATCGACCGGGTCACCGCTGAACGGCACGGCGCCATCAGGGTCGGCAGCCCCGCCGAACTCGCCGAGGTCGCAAGCCTTTTCGCGGCCTTCGGCATGTACCCGGTCGGGTTCTATGACCTGCGCGAAGCCACGTCCCCGGTGCCCGTGGTCTCCACCGCATTCCGCCCGATCGAGGCAGACGAGCTGGACCGCAACCCGTTTCGCGTTTTCACGTCGATGCTGGCCACCGAGGACGCCCGCTTCTTCTCCCCCGACCTGCGCACCCGGGTACAACGCTTCGTCGGGCAGCGCCAACTGTTCGACCCCGCATTGATCGCCCAGGCCCGCCGCATCGCCGCCGACGGCTGCCCGGCAGCCGATGCCGACCAGTTCGTGCGGCGCGCCGTCGCGGCGTTCGCGTTGTCGCACACACCGATCGACAAGGCCTGGTACGACGAACTCGGTGCTGTCTCCGCCGTCGCCGCGGACATCGCCGGCGTCGGCACCACCCACATCAATCACCTGACCCCGCGCGTGCTCGACATCGACGAGCTGTACCGGCGGATGACAGCCCTCGGTATCACCATGATCGACGCCATCCAAGGTCCACCCCGTACCGACGGACCGCCGGTCCTGTTACGGCAGACCTCGTTCCGGGCCCTGGCCGAACCACGCACGTTCCGCAACCCGGACGGCGGCGTGTCCAACGGGAGCCTGCGGGTGCGCTTCGGCGAGGTCGAGGCGCGCGGAGTGGCGTTGACCCCGACGGGCCGGGAGCGCTACGACGCCGCGATGGCCGACCAGCAGCACTGGGATCGGTATTTCCCGGCCACCGACGCCGAGATGGCAGCCCAAGGCCTGGCCTACTACCGCGGTGGCGACCCCACGAAACCCGTTGTCTACGAGGATTTCCTACCGGCTTCCGCGGCCGGCATCTTCCGGTCGAACCTGGACCGGGATGCGCAACCAGAAGCCACCGACGACACTGGCGACTACAGCCTCGACTGGATGGCCGGTGTCATCGGCCATCACATCCATGACCCCTACGACCTCTACGAGAAAGCGGCATCATGACGTCCCTTCAGCCCCAAGTGCAGACTCTCCTACCCACCGCCGATCAACTCCGGGACCGGGTGCGCACCGCGCTGCAGGCGGTCGGTGCCGAGGTCGCATTGGGTGCGCCCGGCGCTCATGGCTTACCCGCCAGCACACCCATCACCGGCGAGGTTCTCTTCACGGTTCGCGAGACCACCGCCGATGAGACAGGTGCCGCGATCGCCGAGGCAGCACAGGCGTTTTCCGGCTGGCGCACCACTCCGGCCCCCGTGCGCGGTGCGCTCGTGGCCCGGCTGGGCGAGCTGCTCATCGAGCACAAGGCCGATCTCGGCACCCTGGTGACCATCGAGGCGGGCAAGATCACCTCCGAGGCACTCGGCGAGGTGCAGGAGATGATCGACATCTGCCAGTTCGCCGTCGGCCTCTCGCGGCAGCTGTATGGGCGCACCATCGCCTCCGAACGGCCCGGGCACCGGCTCATGGAGACCTGGCACCCCCTCGGGGTCGTCGGTGTCATCACCGCGTTCAACTTCCCCGTCGCCGTCTGGGCCTGGAACGCCGCCATCGCGTTGGTGTGCGGCGACACCGTGGTGTGGAAGCCCTCGGAGCTCACCCCGCTGACCGCCGTCGCCTGCCAGGCGCTGCTGGAACGCGCAGCGGCTGACGTCGGGGTTTCCGGTTCCGTTTCGCGCCTGGTCTTGGGTGGCCGTGAGATCGGCGAGCAGCTGGTGGACGATCCGCGTGTCGCGCTGGTGAGTGCGACGGGGTCGGTCCGGATGGGCCAGCAGATCGGCCCGCGCGTGGCCCAGCGGTTCGGCAAGGTGCTGCTGGAGCTCGGCGGCAACAACGCCACCATCGTCACCCCGTCGGCCGACCTCGATCTCGCGGTGCGCGGCATCGTGTTCGCCGCCGCAGGCACCGCCGGGCAGCGCTGCACGACGCTGCGCCGCGTCATCGCGCACCGCAGCGTGGTCGACACGCTGGTGTCGCGCATCGTCACCGCCTACCAGAGCCTGCCGGTGGGCGATCCGTCCGCCGAGGGAACCCTGATCGGGCCGCTGATCCACGAGCGGTCCTACCGCGACATGGTCGGTGCGCTGGAACAGGCGCAAGCAGAGGGCGGTGAGGTCACCGGCGGCGAGCGGGTGCAGCTGCACGCCAGCTCGTACTACGTCACCCCCGCGGTGGTGCGGATGCCCGGGCAGACGGCCATCGTCCACCAGGAGACGTTCGCGCCGATCCTGTATGTCCTGACGTACGACACCCTCGATGAGGCCATTGCACTCAACAATGCCGTGCCGCAAGGACTTTCGTCAGCTATCTTCACCACCGACATCCGGGAGGCCGAACGCTTCATGGCCGCTGACGGGTCGGACTGCGGTATCGCCAACGTCAACATCGGTACC includes these proteins:
- a CDS encoding Lrp/AsnC family transcriptional regulator, with translation MAEALDDVDRILVRELIADGRATLAHLATAAGLSVSAVQSRVRRLESRGVITGYTARISPEAVGHMLSAFVAITPLDPSQPDDAPARLQHFPEIESCHSVAGDESYVLLVRVASARALEGLLQRIRTVANVRTRSTIILQTFYDDQVSLPE
- the hglS gene encoding 2-oxoadipate dioxygenase/decarboxylase translates to MTVQTWELRAAFAAALSRMYGAEVPAYTTLVDVSTAVNRDRGTDGRLGSIDRVTAERHGAIRVGSPAELAEVASLFAAFGMYPVGFYDLREATSPVPVVSTAFRPIEADELDRNPFRVFTSMLATEDARFFSPDLRTRVQRFVGQRQLFDPALIAQARRIAADGCPAADADQFVRRAVAAFALSHTPIDKAWYDELGAVSAVAADIAGVGTTHINHLTPRVLDIDELYRRMTALGITMIDAIQGPPRTDGPPVLLRQTSFRALAEPRTFRNPDGGVSNGSLRVRFGEVEARGVALTPTGRERYDAAMADQQHWDRYFPATDAEMAAQGLAYYRGGDPTKPVVYEDFLPASAAGIFRSNLDRDAQPEATDDTGDYSLDWMAGVIGHHIHDPYDLYEKAAS
- a CDS encoding restriction endonuclease, which codes for MRGVQMKLLGAAGLLAGGAAYLHGWSWQPALAVTVSVPLFLAAVPHVVTGMRTPGRRENPVHDMSGTEFEDYVARIARSCGVPVIMTELSGDWGVDLIVGTRPNRLAIQCKRVSRPVGPGAVQEVVAGAPMQDCTHTMVVTNNDFTAAARKLAELHDCTLVSGTELTRLRGLIRQHVLERR
- the amaB gene encoding L-piperidine-6-carboxylate dehydrogenase, whose translation is MTSLQPQVQTLLPTADQLRDRVRTALQAVGAEVALGAPGAHGLPASTPITGEVLFTVRETTADETGAAIAEAAQAFSGWRTTPAPVRGALVARLGELLIEHKADLGTLVTIEAGKITSEALGEVQEMIDICQFAVGLSRQLYGRTIASERPGHRLMETWHPLGVVGVITAFNFPVAVWAWNAAIALVCGDTVVWKPSELTPLTAVACQALLERAAADVGVSGSVSRLVLGGREIGEQLVDDPRVALVSATGSVRMGQQIGPRVAQRFGKVLLELGGNNATIVTPSADLDLAVRGIVFAAAGTAGQRCTTLRRVIAHRSVVDTLVSRIVTAYQSLPVGDPSAEGTLIGPLIHERSYRDMVGALEQAQAEGGEVTGGERVQLHASSYYVTPAVVRMPGQTAIVHQETFAPILYVLTYDTLDEAIALNNAVPQGLSSAIFTTDIREAERFMAADGSDCGIANVNIGTSGAEIGGAFGGEKQTGGGRESGSDSWKAYMRRATNTVNYSSDLPLAQGVRFG
- the lat gene encoding L-lysine 6-transaminase, translating into MTAVLTSGDGLSAGSARDVRDVLGRSILTDGLDLVLDLDRSGGSYLVDARDGSRYLDMFTFFASSALGMNHPALTEPAFRAELAQAAVNKPSNSDVYTVPMARFVQTFARVLGDPALPHLFFVDGGALAVENALKVAFDWKSRLNESRGIDPALGTRVLHLRGAFHGRSGYTMSLTNTDPGKVARFPKFDWPRIDAPVLAPGVDIVALERESLRQAQAAFEAYPHDIACFIAEPIQGEGGDRHMRPEFFAAMRDLCLEYDALLIFDEVQTGVGMTGTPWAYQQLGVVPDVVAFGKKAQVCGVMAGGRVDDIADNVFHVSSRINSTWGGNLTDMVRARRVLEVIEADGLIDNAVRMGWYLVGQLRCLASEFPSLVLEPRGRGLMCAFSMPSAAQRDELLRRLWQRRVILLASGVDSVRFRPALTVSRTEIDEAVQAVRDVLTTL